The genomic window ACTTCTGTAGCTGTGGCTCCGGTGTCTACCATGACGCTCTGACCCATTGTTCTGTGTTCAGGCTGGTTCTGTGTGACCTGGCCGGCTCGGAGCGCTGCTCTCGGACTCACAACACCGGAGTCAGGCTGAAGGAGGCGGGAAACATCAACAGCTCCCTCCTGACGCTCGGGAAGTGCATCAACGCCATGAGGCTTAATCAGAACGCTAAGTACGCCCCGCCCCCACGTGTCTGCAGCGTCCTCACCAACCCACGCTCTGATGGAGTGAAACTGACGTCTTTCTGCAGGTTCCAGCACCACGTCCCCTTCAGGGAGTCCAAACTCACCCACTTTCTccagttcttcttctgtggtgccGGCCGCGTGTCCATGGTGGTGAACGTCAACCAGAACTCGTCCTGCTTTGACGAGACACTCAATGTCCTCAAGTTCTCCGCTTTGGCTCAGAAGGTACCCACACATCATCATCGTCACCAGGGAGGAGGATCGGCCATTTATCTGAGACTTTTACatcaaataataattaaaatccTGAACTTACAAACTCCTGCTGTGAAAACTagctttagtttttaactaaaagataaaaggtgCAGAAGAAACAGGACTTGTCTGTACGTCCACACAGcctgagggggcggggcctctGCTCTTACCTGTTCAGGTGGTGGTGATGAACTCGCAGCCCGTCGTTCTGGACGACGGTCCCCACAGGTCGGCCATGGAGCTGTCAATCATCGTGGACGAGGCTGAACAGCACAGAAATGGGATGGGACGGGGCAGGAAGAGCTCGCTGGTCGCCTGGGAGACGAGCCTGGAGGACGTCCAGGAGgacggagaggaggaggaggaggaggaggaggaggagatggacgAAACTGTGCTGGAGActggagctgaggaggaggaggatcgaACCATGGAGGAGGAAGAACCGGTGAGTCTCCATCAGCAGAGTTTTGTCCCATCAGCTGTTAGTGATCAGAATCAATCAGACCTGTTGTTTAATCAGTCGGGCCGAGAGGCGGCGCTCCGTTTGGTTCTGGAGGCTCAGATCAGAGAAGAAGTCAGCGCCGAGTTCATGGACCTCttcaacaaaatggaaaaggaCTACAGGTGAGGCAGCTCCTGATCACATGACCGCCGCGCAGTCACAGTGCTTCTGTTTTCACCTGATGATGATCTGTGTCAGCGAGCGTCtggagaaggagagggagaTCCTGGAGGAGCGGGCTGAGAGGAGGGTGGAGATCCTGAAGAACCTCATCAGTCAGACCGTGGACCTGTCAGCCATCAGCACCAACAGGAACCAGGTGAGAAAACTGACTCAGGTTTACGTGGTGAAAGTCTTCTGTTGCTATAGGTGGAGCATCATGTGAAGATACAGACCTCTGTTCTcttcctcagaaaaaaaactaatatctGAATTCTGTGATTGATCGAGCACTGATCAAAGATTTTACTGATTGGTTGTCAGGAGGAGCCGACGGCTGCTTTGGAGGGAATCATCAGCTCGATGACTGAGGACCTGAAGAAGATCAAAGAGGACGCTCAGACTGTCCACCACTGTCTGACTGAACAGACACACGAAGGTACACACACTGCAGGAGTACACACACTGCaggagtacacacacacactgcaggagTACACACACTGCAGGAGCACGCACACTGCAGGAGTACACACACTTTAGGAGCACGCACACTGCAGgagtacacacacactgcaggtgcacacacacactgcaggagtacacacactgcaggagcacacacacactgcaggagCACGCACACTGCAGGAgcacacacactgcaggagtacacacactgcaggagcacacacacactgcaggagCATGCACACTGCAGGAGTACACACACTGCAGGAGTACACACACTGCAGGAGTACACACACTGCAGGAGNNNNNNNNNNNNNNNNNNNNNNNNNNNNNNNNNNNNNNNNNNNNNNNNNNNNNNNNNNNNNNNNNNNNNNNNNNNNNNNNNNNNNNNNNNNNNNNNNNNNNNNNNNNNNNNNNNNNNNNNNNNNNNNNNNNNNNNNNNNNNNNNNNNNNNNNNNNNNNNNNNNNNNNNNNNNNNNNNNNNNNNNNNNNNNNNNNNNNNNNNNNNNNNNNNNNNNNNNNNNNNNNNNNNNNNNNNNNNNNNNNNNNNNNNNNNNNNNNNNNNNNNNNNNNNNNNNNNNNNNNNNNNNNNNNNNNNNNNNNNNNNNNNNNNNNNNNNNNNNNNNNNNNNNNNNNNNNNNNNNNNNNNNNNNNNNNNNNNNNNNNNNNNNNNNNNNNNNNNNNNNNNNNNNNNNNNNNNNNNNNNNNNNNNNNNNNNNNNNNNNNNNNNNNNNNNNNNNNNNNNNNNNNNNNNNNNNNNNNNNNNNNNNNNNNNNNNNNNNNNNNNNNNNNNNNNNNNNNNNNNNNNNNNNNNNNNNNNNNNNNNNNNNNNNNNNNNNNNNNNNNNNNNNNNNNNNNNNNNNNNNNNNNNNNNNNNNNNNNNNNNNNNNNNNNNNNNNNNNNNNNNNNNNNNNNNNNNNNNNNNNNNNNNNNNNNNNNNNNNNNNNNNNNNNNNNNNNNNNNNNNNNNNNNNNNNNNNNNNNNNNNNNNNNNNNNNNNNNNNNNNNNNNNNNNNNNNNNNNNNNNNNNNNNNNNNNNNNNNNNNNNNNNNNNNNNNNNNNNNNNNNNNNNNNNNNNNNNNNNNNNNNNNNNNNNNNNNNNNNNNNNNNNNNNNNNNNNNNNNNNNNNNNNNNNNNNNNNNNNNNNNNNNNNNNNNNNNNNNNNNNNNNNNNNNNNNNNNNNNNNNNNNNNNNNNNNNNNNNNNNNNNNNNNNNNNNNNNNNNNNNNNNNNNNNNNNNNNNNNNNNNNNNNNNNNNNNNNNNNNNNNNNNNNNNNNNNNNNNNNNNNNNNNNNNNNNNNNNNNNNNNNNNNNNNNNNNNNNNNNNNNNNNNNNNNNNNNNNNNNNNNNNNNNNNNNNNNNNNNNNNNNNNNNNNNNNNNNNNNNNNNNNNNNNNNNNNNNNNNNNNNNNNNNNNNNNNNNNNNNNNNNNNNNNNNNNNNNNNNNNNNNNNNNNNNNNNNNNNNNNNNNNNNNNNNNNNNNNNNNNNNNNNNNNNNNNNNNNNNNNNNNNNNNNNNNNNNNNNNNNNNNNNNNNNNNNNNNNNNNNNNNNNNNNNNNNNNNNNNNNNNNNNNNNNNNNNNNNNNNNNNNNNNNNNNNNNNNNNNNNNNNNNNNNNNNNNNNNNNNNNNNNNNNNNNNNNNNNNNNNNNNNNNNNNNNNNNNNNNNNNNNNNNNNNNNNNNNNNNNNNNNNNNNNNNNNNNNNNNNNNNNNNNNNNNNNNNNNNNNNNNNNNNNNNNNNNNNNNNNNNNNNNNNNNNNNNNNNNNNNNNNNNNNNNNNNNNNNNNNNNNNNNNNNNNNNNNNNNNNNNNNNNNNNNNNNNNNNNNNNNNNNNNNNNNNNNNNNNNNNNNNNNNNNNNNNNNNNNNNNNNNNNNNNNNNNNNNNNNNNNNNNNNNNNNNNNNNNNNNNNNNNNNNNNNNNNNNNNNNNNNNNNNNNNNNNNNNNNNNNNNNNNNNNNNNNNNNNNNNNNNNNNNNNNNNNNNNNNNNNNNNNNNNNNNNNNNNNNNNNNNNNNNNNNNNNNNNNNNNNNNNNNNNNNNNNNNNNNNNNNNNNNNNNNNNNNNNNNNNNNNNNNNNNNNNNNNNNNNNNNNNNNNNNNNNNNNNNNNNNNNNNNNNNNNNNNNNNNNNNNNNNNNNNNNNNNNNNNNNNNNNNNNNNNNNCACAGTGCAGGTGCGTACACACACTGCAGGTGCGTACACACACTGCAGGTGTacatttgaacaaactcagttacaaaataaaacaaactccagAAGGCTCAGACTGTGTAAAAGTCTTGATCCAGTGGATGAACAAACTGAGCCCTTCCTCTGAAAGTGTTCAGGTCCAACGACTGAAACTGAGTACAAATAAATCCGTCCAAAGGAAACTCTGAAAGGGCTTCAGAACGTCTGGAGACCTGCTGATCCAGAACCCTTCACCAGATTACAGGAAAGTTTGGATCCTTGGTTGGAGGATATAAAGAGCTGAGGAGTGTTTCTGCAGGTCAGGGTTTGTTGGTGATTCATTCATGACTTTAATTTTCTCTGACGCTTTGTGTCTGCAGAGTTGGAGACGCTGCGATTGGAGAAGCAGCAGTCACATGATCAGCTGCAGGAAGCCTTGAAGGTTTGAATTTTGATGTAAAGCaacactttcaaaataagacttgtaggccccgccccctccctgtctgctgtgtttcagcCCTGGCCTTAAAGCTCCAGGTAACCATGGTAACTGTGAAAGTTGTTTCTGTCAGAacctggagctgcagcagcagaacgtGTCAGATCTGACACAGGTCCTTCAGCAGAAAGATGATGTCATCAGTAAACTTCAGGAAGCCGTGCTGAACGCCACCACAGGTGTAAGTGGAAAACTAACTTCACCTGTTTAAGGAGTCTCGTTCTCTAACCGCTCATCCTCCTGATGTCTCTCAGGGAGAACcgacctgcagctgcaggaggagaaccgGAGGAGAACAGGAGAAGGAGGGGAGCAGGAAACGCCAGAGAgatgctgcagaggaggagatgGGAGGAGCAGCCAAGAGGAAAGGTAGAAGGATGAGATCAACTTTGACCACATTCTTATATTCTTATATTTTAGACAATAattataaactttatttgtgcCAGGACCAACTGAAAGCaaactttctttatttaatgaCACAAAACCAGTGAAATCCTGTGTTAAAttacaaacatttcacagaaacacaagtttCTAATTCTAAGTCTTTGTTTCAGAGATTTTAGGAGGTGAAAAGATGTaaaattttattctgacagtcaGAAAAAACCTCTGACTGACTCATCGGTTCTTCTCTGGAGTTTGTCTCCTGCTGACGTTTTCATGTTCTTTGCACCTTCCACTCAGTTCTTCTGGAAGAGGAGATCTGGAGGCTGCAGGAAGAAACTGACAAGAAGGAGGAGACTATAAAGGAGCTGAGGAGACGCCttgaggaggagctgaggagacgAGAGGAGGAGGTAgagcagctgaagaaggagaacatgTTGTTGGAGAAGAACATGCAGACCCTGACAGGTaggaaataaatgttctttgttCTTAACTGTAACTCACTTTTCTTAGTTTCACAATCTGTTTCTCCTTCCGTAGATCTGGAGAAGTGTCCAAACTGTGACTCGGTGCTTTCATCTCTGGAGGTGGAGCAGAAGGAGACGGCCCGGCTGCAGAAGGAGAACAAAGCTTTGGTTAATGGGATCTTTCAGCTGGAAAAGGAGgtgctgctcctcttcctccttgttGTTTAAATCCATGAGGGGTTTTGTTGCAGCctttgattatttattaaatctcCAGGCGACCACTCTGCAGGCGGAGCTCAAACAGCAGACTGACAGGAATGACAGCCTATCAGAGCAGCTCAACTTGTCTAAGTCCCGCCTCCTGGACCTGAAGAATCAATTGGAGGAGAAGAGGAACTCCATCGAGAATCTGACAAAGGAAGTGGAccatctgaaacaggaagtcaagGTTCTTTCTGTTCCTTGTTTCTGAGTGGATCAGCAGGTATGTGTTGATCAGAAACTGATTGGTTGTTGATTGgtttcaggaggaggaggagcagagctaCAACAGCAGCAGTGTTTTCCATGCTGCCATGGAGGAACTGAAGAAGGAGAGCCAGGAGGCGCTGCAGAGGTCCGCTCAGAAGTCCAAACAGATGGaagagctgcagagagagaagaggCAGCTGGAGGAGACGCTGGCTCACAGGTGGTTGATACGCTCATCCATCCCGTTCAGGAAGCTTTCTCACACTTTAATGACGGGCTTTGTCTCCTGATCCTGCAGCCAGAACAAGTGTGAggagctgaccaatcagagaacagaattcacccagcagctgcagagcctgAGGGCGGAGCTCGAGTCAGAGGGCGGAGCTCTGCGATGCAGactggaggagatggagagagccgaggaggagaggaggcgtGAGGTGTCAGGTgaggggaaggaggaggagccagGGAGTGAGGGGGAGGAGCCAGTGGTATGGGGGTGTGGGAGTGGCAGGGGGAGGGGCCAGTGGTATGGGGGTGTCCTTTTATCTGTCTTGGACACAGAGGATGACTGTCGGTGCAGATGATGAAGATTAAACAACAGAACATCATGATTTGACCTGTCAGGTTGGAAcctcctgattggctgatggATTTGTATTTCAGAGCTGAGTAGAGTCGTGTCTGAGAAGGAGGAACTCCTGGAGGAAAGCCGAGAACTTGCAGAGACTCTGAGACGAGGTAACACTTCCTGATTCACGGGCGGAGGTGGTCACCTGTCACTCATCAAGTCCCGCCTCCTGCACCAACagaaaatcagttcagtttacTTTACACAATAAAAGTCTTCTCAGAACTCCAGAAGGTAAAGCTGATGTTgatgttttctctcagatctGCAGCGTCTGGAGGAAAACTTGCACAGGAGCGAGGAGAAGGAGAACCGAGGGgtgaaggagaggagggggaggaggcagcagaggacagaggaggacactTACCTGCAGGGAGACACACAGGTGTGTCTTTGTCTTTACTGTCTGAGTCCTGTTCAGTCAAAGATGAAGCTCTTCACTTAATTTCCTTTTCTTATCAGGAAGTTTGTGTTTCTCCTCTGAGATCCAATAAGGCCAAAAGGAAGAAAATCCCTCAAACTCtgagcaggaagaggaagagcagTGAGGTGGAGGTCCGTTTGGCTTTCTGCACAAGGTTGTTGGTTCAAAACTGCCGAGATGAGGACTCacatatttgttgtgtttcagggtttggttttcagtgaaaacaagaagaacagagGAAACACTCGCAACAACAAACAGGTGAGGATCACAGACCCCCCCTCTGTCAGCTGATGGACCACAGACCGCCCCTCTGTCAGCTGATGGACCACAGACCCTCCCCCTCTGTCAGCTGATGGACCACAGACCCCCCCCNNNNNNNNNNNNNNNNNNNNNNNNNNNNNNNNNNNNNNNNNNNNNNNNNNNNNNNNNNNNNNNNNNNNNNNNNNNNNNNNNNNNNNNNNNNNNNNNNNNNNNNNNNNNNNNNNNNNNNNNNNNNNNNNNNNNNNNNNNNNNNNNNNNNNNNNNNNNNNNNNNNNNNNNNNNNNNNNNNNNNNNNNNNNNNNNNNNNNNNNNNNNNNNNNNNNNNNNNNNNNNNNNNNNNNNNNNNNNNNNNNNNNNNNNNNNNNNNNNNNNNNNNNNNNNNNNNNNNNNNNNNNNNNNNNNNNNNNNNNNNNNNNNNNNNNNNNNNNNNNNNNNNNNNNNNNNNNNNNNNNNNNNNNNNNNNNNNNNNNNNNNNNNNNNNNNNNNNNNNNNNNNNNNNNNNNNNNNNNNNNNNNNNNNNNNNNNNNNNNNNNNNNNNNNNNNNNNNNNNNNNNNNNNNNNNNNNNNNNNNNNNNNNNNNNNNNNNNNNNNNNNNNNNNNNNNNNNNNNNNNNNNNNNNNNNNNNNNNNNNNNNNNNNNNNNNNNNNNNNNNNNNNNNNNNNNNNNNNNNNNNNNNNNNNNNNNNNNNNNNNNNNNNNNNNNNNNNNNNNNNNNNNNNNNNNNNNNNNNNNNNNNNNNNNNNNNNNNNNNNNNNNNNNNNNNNNNNNNNNNNNNNNNNNNNNNNNNNNNNNNNNNNNNNNNNNNNNNNNNNNNNNNNNNNNNNNNNNNNNNNNNNNNNNNNNNNNNNNNNNNNNNNNNNNNNNNNNNNNNNNNNNNNNNNNNNNNNNNNNNNNNNNNNNNNNNNNNNNNNNNNNNNNNNNNNNNNNNNNNNNNNNNNNNNNNNNNNNNNNNNNNNNNNNNNNNNNNNNNNNNNNNNNNNNNNNNNNNNNNNNNNNNNNNNNNNNNNNNNNNNNNNNNNNNNNNNNNNNNNNNNNNNNNNNNNNNNNNNNNNNNNNNNNNNNNNNNNNNNNNNNNNNNNNNNNNNNNNNNNNNNNNNNNNNNNNNNNNNNNNNNNNNNNNNNNNNNNNNNNNNNNNNNNNNNNNNNNNNNNNNNNNNNNNNNNNNNNNNNNNNNNNNNNNNNNNNNNNNNNNNNNNNNNNNNNNNNNNNNNNNNNNNNNNNNNNNNNNNNNNNNNNNNNNNNNNNNNNNNNNNNNNNNNNNNNNNNNNNNNNNNNNNNNNNNNNNNNNNNNNNNNNNNNNNNNNNNNNNNNNNNNNNNNNNNNNNNNNNNNNNNNNNNNNNNNNNNNNNNNNNNNNNNNNNNNNNNNNNNNNNNNNNNNNNNNNNNNNNNNNNNNNNNNNNNNNNNNNNNNNNNNNNNNNNNNNNNNNNNNNNNNNNNNNNNNNNNNNNNNNNNNNNNNNNNNNNNNNNNNNNNNNNNNNNNNNNNNNNNNNNNNNNNNNNNNNNNNNNNNNNNNNNNNNNNNNNNNNNNNNNNNNNNNNNNNNNNNNNNNNNNNNNNNNNNNNNNNNNNNNNNNNNNNNNNNNNNNNNNNNNNNNNNNNNNNNNNNNNNNNNNNNNNNNNNNNNNNNNNNNNNNNNNNNNNNNNNNNNNNNNNNNNNNNNNNNNNNNNNNNNNNNNNNNNNNNNNNNNNNNNNNNNNNNNNNNNNNNNNNNNNNNNNNNNNNNNNNNNNNNNNNNNNNNNNNNNNNNNNNNNNNNNNNNNNNNNNNNNNNNNNNNNNNNNNNNNNNNNNNNNNNNNNNNNNNNNNNNNNNNNNNNNNNNNNNNNNNNNNNNNNNNNNNNNNNNNNNNNNNNNNNNNNNNNNNNNNNNNNNNNNNNNNNNNNNNNNNNNNNNNNNNNNNNNNNNNNNNNNNNNNNNNNNNNNNNNNNNNNNNNNNNNNNNNNNNNNNNNNNNNNNNNNNNNNNNNNNNNNNNNNNNNNNNNNNNNNNNNNNNNNNNNNNNNNNNNNNNNNNNNNNNNNNNNNNNNNNNNNNNNNNNNNNNNNNNNNNNNNNNNNNNNNNNNNNNNNNNNNNNNNNNNNNNNNNNNNNNNNNNNNNNNNNNNNNNNNNNNNNNNNNNNNNNNNNNNNNNNNNNNNNNNNNNNNNNNNNNNNNNNNNNNNNNNNNNNNNNNNNNNNNNNNNNNNNNNNNNNNNNNNNNNNNNNNNNNNNNNNNNNNNNNNNNNNNNNNNNNNNNNNNNNNNNNNNNNNNNNNNNNNNNNNNNNNNNNNNNNNNNNNNNNNNNNNNNNNNNNNNNNNNNNNNNNNNNNNNNNNNNNNNNNNNNNNNNNNNNNNNNNNNNNCCCCTCTGTCAGCTGATGGATCACAGACCGCCCCTCTGTCAGCTGATGGACCACAGACCCCCCCTCTGTCAGCTGATGGATCACAGACCGCCCCTCTGTCAGCTGATGGGTTTgattctgtttcttcttctgtggtgcaGGATCAGGAGGACAGGGCTCTGCAGAAGATTGAAGAACTGGTCCAGAGCTCTCCCTCAGTCCTGAGCAGCAAAGGTTTGTGACTCTGAATAATCAATGTTCTGGATGTTCTGTGGTCGGTCAGCAGAGGGCGCAGCAGCTGCGAGAACATCTGTTGGTTCTGATCCAGCTTCTGTCACCAGTCTGACTGAACTCAACAAACATTTGTCCTCTGTCTCTGCAGCTAAAACCGTCCCTCGTCTGGTCAAAGAGGGGTCCATGAAGGAAACCAAACCCCGCAGAGGACGGAAGAAGCTGTTCAAGATGGACGCCTCGTCCCCACTGCTCGACTCGCCACACGCGGTGAGACACAGTGGgtctttgtgtatttgtgaGGACCTTTGGGGCAgttgttttgaactttttcttctgtttcctgtcagacgtCAGGAGGAGCAGAAGACGACAAGGAGAGCGATCACCTGATCATCAGGAGGCAGCTGCGCtccaaaacctgcaggaagtgatATCACTGGAACGTCTCACTGAGATGTTCTTGTACAGATTTGAGTTTTGATCATTTGGTTTTTAGTCTTCATGTCTTTAATAAAGAACTTAGAATGAGACAACAATCACTTCTAGCTCAATAATgctgacaaaaacaggaaaagattcAAATTCATATCAGAACTTTAACAATGATGAGGTGTGTTCGGTCTGAAAACTCAGTTGGATCACATGTTGGATCAGAAACCAGAAACTAAAACctgaagaaaccaaaaaaacaaaagtagccCTGAAGGAGGAGGGGCGCTAATCAGAGTGTGTAACCTCAGGTGAGGTTCAGGTTCTACTGAACAGCTCATGATCCAGAAAGTCAGAAACAACCACCATTTTATTATCAGTAAACACTCTCAGAATTCACTCCTAAGACAGTGACTTGTGTCTCAATTTGTGTATAAAGTTTTACTTTGGAAGTTTCTGTGGataaactgagctaaaacgTAACACTTGTATTTCCACATCGTTAACAACAAAATTATTCTctctgacataaaaaacaaacaaaaacagtgcaaAATGCTTGACNNNNNNNNNNNNNNNNNNNNNNNNNNNNNNNNNNNNNNNNNNNNNNNNNNNNNNNNNNNNNNNNNNNNNNNNNNNNNNNNNNNNNNNNNNNNNNNNNNNNCTGCCGAGGTCACTCGCTGCTGCTTCAGTGCCTCGTGGTCAAATAGCTGAAATGAGGATGATGATGCCTGTCTATCAGTACAGGCAGGTAgttctgtttttcaaaataaaagtctaaattaATCTTTCTGTGAATATTTGATTGACACTTTCCACAGCCAGTCGCAGCCTTATAAGTGTTATTTTTGCGTCCATGAGTCCTATTGGCTGTTAGCTTCGACTACAAGATGACTCCCTGAGTGTGTGACGAATCAGACAGGCCGAGGGGGAGGGGCTTGTGTCTGCTGTTAATGCGCCGGCGGCAGTGACGAATCACAGCAACAATAGAGACGATGAGCGCGCTGGCCAGCAGGGCGGTACCACTGAGGAAGAAGGTGGCTGTGTAACTTCCTGTGACATCAACCAGCCAACCTGTGGGAGGAGACGAAGGTCAGGTGTGACGGGAGCAGCAGGTGATGTCATAAAACATCCAGgaagtttctgtttctctcacCTCCAATTGGTGGGCTGACCAGGTAAGGGATGGCGTGCAGAAAGAAGACCACACCCAATGCCGAAGACAGGTACGGAAGTCTGACCACGTCTGACGTCACCACAGGGATCAGCGCCACATAGCCGCCATCAAAGTAACCGTAGAGCACGGCGAACGGCACGAGGAGCGGGAAGGAAGTGAGCAGCGGCATGAAGAGGCAGCAGAGACCCTCCATCGCCACGGAGATGATGTAACAGATCAGACGGTGTGGCTTCAAACACCTGGGGGACACAGGAAGTCTTTACAAACACTCAGAAACCTGGTGGACAGGTGAGTTTTGTGCTGCAGGTACTGACTTCAGTCAGAAAACCTTTAGCTGGGCCTCATGTATGACAGACTGCAGCTTTCAAACTGAAAGTCGACGCAGGGACAGAATTAGTTCCCAACGAACGTGGAAGCGAGCGCACCTGAGACTTGTTCCCTGACACGCctccatttaaaaatacaaacaggtggaaaaaaacaatccagACTCAGACTGAGAATCTTAGGAGTAAAAGTGAGTTTTCTTGTGCACAAGGAGAGCAAACACTCTTCAACAGATTGTCTCTAACCGAACAGAGTGAAGGTTTCTCTCTGCATCGCAGGCTGTGACCTCCCTTTGTGTCCGAGCAGCTGGCTGATCCAAACTGTGGAAAGTTTAACTGCAGACAACACCTGAGAGGGAACCGGGGTCACCCAGCCCTGTGGGACCtgatcacagcctgctgctgaCACCACACCTTCACAATCAGTTTGTTCTTCTCTCCAAGTCTGCACAAGCActtcaaacagataaacaccTTCTGAAAGCTTACATCAGTGCATCAAACATCAATAAGTATTATATTTTACCATTACAGATGAAAATATGTCCTGCATGTGGGATTCTCCTCACTGCCTGATCAAAAACTGAGGATTTTCATGTAATGTGAGTCAGACGCTCCTAAATCAGGTGGTGgatcataaaaacagatttgtccCCCTGTCCTCTGGTGTTTACACCATGCCATGTGTGAAGCTGTGGTTGTCAGAGCAGAGCACACCTGCAGAAGGAACAGAAAGGTGCAATGGTCACACACCACCTGTCATCCACTGCTGTTAGACTTTCTGCACCAGTTACACACTATTACTGTCAATGAATGAAGAGAACCAGGGGTGCAGATCTGAGGCTGAGGCATTTCCAACTTTAAGAACATCCTTACTGTAAACTCAGGGCCTTGGCACAACTTAGAGGCTTATTTATGAAAgagttgctgttttaaaacggGTCGCTGTGCATCGATGGAGCGTTTCAGCCACGGTGTGGGGGAATATGAAACATCTGGGCATCATAAGGATGAGGCCGTCCCATACGGCTGGGACGACACCCGACCTGTCAGCCAGATCTCTCTGAAAGGCTGAACTGGGTTGAATACTTTGTAGTTTGATACCGTGGACTGAAAAAGGTTGCTTACGTCCGCACATTCTCCCAGCAGGTCAG from Kryptolebias marmoratus isolate JLee-2015 linkage group LG17, ASM164957v2, whole genome shotgun sequence includes these protein-coding regions:
- the LOC108229204 gene encoding kinesin-like protein KIF20B (The sequence of the model RefSeq protein was modified relative to this genomic sequence to represent the inferred CDS: added 43 bases not found in genome assembly), with protein sequence MMESCLTGKPERVDPVEVEDIKKNLLDEFAALPAQDSVQSLTENLQVYLRIRPFTAGESDSRESQDCVTIEGPNTVVLKPPRTCQSNRAGEKSLPQMVQRFTFTQVFGPEASQRKVFQGSVRGLVRDVLQGGNSLVFTYGVTNAGKTFTFLVCLSDCPAVSLSVCLSVCLSGPDHDSGLLPRSLSVIFNSIEGRLYGRSDLKPQRCRDFSRLTPDQQVAEVSMKKNLLRLLKESNKTLTAGKSAFLEGSSLSSDSSLNSVAEADSFCLDISSNVCFSVWVSFCEIYNDNIHDLLEQVPSGQHKRTVLRLSQDVKGNSFIKDLRWVEVNSSEEAYRVMKIGKKNQSCFSTRLNQLSSRSHSIFSIRILRIDDVGVPRVLGISELVLCDLAGSERCSRTHNTGVRLKEAGNINSSLLTLGKCINAMRLNQNAKFQHHVPFRESKLTHFLQFFFCGAGRVSMVVNVNQNSSCFDETLNVLKFSALAQKVVVMNSQPVVLDDGPHRSAMELSIIVDEAEQHRNGMGRGRKSSLVAWETSLEDVQEDGEEEEEEEEEEMDETVLETGAEEEEDRTMEEEEPVSLHQQSFVPSAVSDQNQSDLLFNQSGREAALRLVLEAQIREEVSAEFMDLFNKMEKDYSERLEKEREILEERAERRVEILKNLISQTVDLSAISTNRNQEEPTAALEGIISSMTEDLKKIKEDAQTVHHCLTEQTHEELETLRLEKQQSHDQLQEALKNLELQQQNVSDLTQVLQQKDDVISKLQEAVLNATTGGEPTCSCRRRTGGEQEKEGSRKRQRDAAEEEMGGAAKRKVLLEEEIWRLQEETDKKEETIKELRRRLEEELRRREEEVEQLKKENMLLEKNMQTLTDLEKCPNCDSVLSSLEVEQKETARLQKENKALVNGIFQLEKEATTLQAELKQQTDRNDSLSEQLNLSKSRLLDLKNQLEEKRNSIENLTKEVDHLKQEVKEEEEQSYNSSSVFHAAMEELKKESQEALQRSAQKSKQMEELQREKRQLEETLAHSQNKCEELTNQRTEFTQQLQSLRAELESEGGALRCRLEEMERAEEERRREVSELSRVVSEKEELLEESRELAETLRRDLQRLEENLHRSEEKENRGVKERRGRRQQRTEEDTYLQGDTQEVCVSPLRSNKAKRKKIPQTLSRKRKSSEVEGLVFSENKKNRGNTRNNKQDQEDRALQKIEELVQSSPSVLSSKAKTVPRLVKEGSMKETKPRRGRKKLFKMDASSPLLDSPHATSGGAEDDKESDHLIIRRQLRSKTCRK